In a single window of the Eshraghiella crossota genome:
- a CDS encoding HD domain-containing protein yields MFPERIEKQFEFLKEIDKEKNIFRQTYLADGMRKENDAEHAWHMALFVMVLSEYANEDIDVLKTMKIVLIHDLIEIYAGDTYAYDSKGNESKRGRELAAADRLFNILPKDQAEEFRALWDEFEENITPEARFANTMDKIQPLMLNNASEGRSWEEHGVHASQVYGRNEKTHLGSEELWKYADETFIRPNVGRQLKRD; encoded by the coding sequence ATGTTTCCTGAAAGAATAGAAAAACAGTTTGAATTTCTTAAAGAGATAGATAAGGAAAAGAATATTTTCAGACAGACTTATCTTGCAGACGGCATGAGAAAAGAAAATGATGCGGAGCACGCATGGCACATGGCATTGTTTGTAATGGTGCTGTCGGAATATGCCAATGAAGATATAGATGTGTTGAAGACAATGAAAATAGTTCTTATTCACGATTTAATAGAAATATACGCAGGCGATACCTATGCCTATGATTCAAAGGGCAATGAAAGCAAACGCGGGCGTGAACTTGCGGCTGCGGACAGACTTTTTAATATTCTGCCAAAAGACCAGGCAGAGGAATTCAGGGCATTGTGGGATGAATTCGAGGAAAATATTACGCCGGAAGCCAGGTTTGCCAACACAATGGACAAGATTCAGCCTTTAATGCTTAATAATGCGTCAGAGGGCAGATCGTGGGAAGAACATGGTGTTCATGCTTCACAGGTATACGGACGTAATGAGAAAACACATCTGGGTTCGGAAGAATTGTGGAAATATGCAGATGAGACTTTTATCAGACCCAATGTTGGAAGACAACTTAAAAGGGATTAA
- the metG gene encoding methionine--tRNA ligase, which yields MEKKPYYITTAIAYTSGKPHIGNTYEIVLADSIARYKRMQGYDVRFQTGTDEHGQKIELKAAEAGVTPKQFVDNVAGEIKRIWDLMNTSYDKFIRTTDEYHEKQVQKIFKKLYDKGDIYKGHYEGMYCTPCESFWTESQLVDGKCPDCGRKVKPAKEEAYFFKMSKYADRLIDYINEHPEFIQPVSRKNEMMNNFLLPGLQDLCVSRTSFKWGIPVDFDDRHVVYVWLDALTNYITGLGYDCDGDNDELFKKYWPADLHLIGKDIIRFHTIYWPIFLMALDLPLPKQVFGHPWLLQGGDKMSKSKGNVIYADDMADMFGVDAVRYFVLHEMPFENDGVITWELVVERLNSELANTLGNLVNRTISMSNKYFGGVVTDKGVTAEVDDDLKNTILEAVKKVDAKMNDLRVADAITETFNIFKRCNKYIDETMPWALAKDETQADRLSTVLYNLVEGISIGAALLEPFMPETTAKIRKQLNAPELTLEDLTKFGNYVSGTKVTDSPEILFARLDINEIMPKVEEIRAKQRAQAGVTEEPQAEAGIDVEKKPEISIDDFMKVQLRVGEILKCEEVPKSKKLLCSQVKIGSEVKQIVSGIKQHYSAEEMVGKKVVVVTNLKPAKLAGVLSEGMLLCAEDAEGNLSLLTPEKDMPNGAEIR from the coding sequence ATGGAGAAAAAACCTTACTATATTACTACAGCGATTGCGTATACATCAGGTAAGCCACATATCGGTAATACCTATGAAATAGTTCTTGCAGACAGTATTGCAAGATATAAGAGAATGCAGGGATATGATGTCCGTTTCCAGACCGGTACGGATGAACATGGACAGAAAATTGAATTAAAGGCAGCAGAGGCAGGTGTTACACCAAAACAGTTTGTAGATAACGTTGCCGGTGAAATTAAGAGAATATGGGATTTGATGAACACCTCTTATGACAAATTTATCAGAACCACCGATGAATACCATGAGAAACAGGTTCAGAAAATCTTTAAGAAATTATATGATAAAGGGGATATTTACAAGGGACATTACGAAGGCATGTATTGTACTCCTTGCGAATCCTTCTGGACGGAGTCACAGCTTGTAGACGGAAAATGTCCTGACTGCGGAAGAAAAGTCAAGCCTGCAAAGGAAGAGGCATACTTCTTTAAGATGAGCAAATATGCGGACAGACTTATTGATTATATTAACGAACATCCTGAATTCATACAGCCTGTTTCCCGTAAGAATGAAATGATGAATAACTTCCTTTTACCGGGACTTCAGGACCTTTGTGTATCAAGAACATCTTTTAAATGGGGAATACCTGTGGATTTTGATGACAGACACGTTGTATATGTATGGCTTGACGCACTTACCAACTATATCACGGGACTTGGATATGACTGTGACGGCGATAATGATGAATTGTTCAAAAAATACTGGCCTGCGGATCTTCATCTTATCGGAAAAGATATTATCCGTTTCCATACAATTTACTGGCCTATTTTCCTTATGGCACTTGACTTACCGCTTCCAAAACAGGTTTTCGGACACCCTTGGTTATTACAGGGTGGCGATAAGATGAGCAAATCCAAAGGAAATGTAATTTATGCCGATGATATGGCGGATATGTTTGGCGTGGATGCCGTAAGATATTTTGTACTTCACGAAATGCCTTTTGAAAATGATGGTGTCATCACATGGGAACTGGTTGTGGAAAGACTTAATTCAGAACTTGCTAATACTCTTGGAAACCTTGTAAACAGAACAATTTCAATGAGTAATAAATATTTTGGCGGAGTAGTTACCGACAAAGGTGTAACGGCAGAAGTTGATGATGACCTTAAAAATACAATTCTTGAAGCAGTTAAAAAAGTTGACGCTAAGATGAATGACCTCCGTGTTGCAGATGCGATTACAGAGACCTTCAATATATTTAAGCGCTGCAATAAATACATTGATGAGACAATGCCTTGGGCACTTGCGAAGGATGAGACACAGGCGGACAGATTATCAACTGTTCTTTATAACCTTGTTGAGGGAATAAGTATCGGTGCTGCACTTCTTGAGCCATTTATGCCGGAAACAACAGCTAAGATTCGTAAACAGCTTAATGCACCTGAACTTACACTCGAAGACCTTACAAAGTTTGGTAATTATGTTTCGGGAACAAAAGTAACCGATTCACCTGAAATCCTTTTTGCAAGACTTGACATTAATGAAATTATGCCAAAGGTAGAAGAAATCCGTGCTAAACAGCGTGCACAAGCAGGTGTAACCGAGGAACCACAGGCAGAAGCAGGTATTGATGTTGAAAAGAAACCGGAAATCTCCATTGATGATTTTATGAAGGTTCAGTTAAGAGTGGGTGAAATTCTTAAATGTGAAGAAGTGCCTAAGTCTAAGAAGCTTCTTTGCTCACAGGTAAAGATAGGTAGCGAAGTTAAGCAGATTGTATCGGGAATCAAGCAGCATTATTCCGCAGAAGAAATGGTTGGAAAGAAGGTTGTGGTTGTTACTAACCTTAAACCGGCCAAGCTCGCAGGCGTACTTTCAGAAGGTATGCTTCTTTGTGCAGAGGATGCGGAAGGCAACTTATCATTATTAACACCTGAGAAGGATATGCCTAACGGTGCGGAGATTCGTTAA
- a CDS encoding TatD family hydrolase — MTGIFESHAHYEDEAFDEDRDVLLKSLPENGIKYVVDVGSSIDTCHKIIELIPKWDYMYGALGIHPEEIRTVTDEDMEWLRKEAAANGKIVAIGEIGLDYYWDKDNKEQQKEFFERQLVLAKELKKPVIVHSREAALDTYEVIKASADRDNSGVIHCFSYSKEEAKKYLDMGFYIGIGGVLTFKKAAKIREVVEYVPIDRILLETDCPYLAPEPFRGKRNSSLYIPEVVKKIAEIKQLDYDEVIDITFKNGRRMYGI, encoded by the coding sequence ATGACAGGAATATTTGAAAGCCATGCCCATTATGAGGATGAGGCATTTGACGAGGACAGGGACGTACTATTAAAGTCCCTGCCCGAAAATGGTATAAAATATGTTGTGGATGTGGGGTCTTCTATCGATACCTGCCACAAAATTATTGAACTTATTCCAAAGTGGGACTATATGTACGGTGCATTAGGCATTCATCCTGAGGAAATCAGGACGGTTACTGATGAAGACATGGAGTGGCTTCGTAAAGAAGCGGCTGCCAATGGCAAAATTGTTGCCATCGGTGAAATTGGTCTTGATTATTATTGGGATAAGGATAATAAAGAGCAGCAGAAGGAATTTTTTGAACGTCAGTTAGTGCTTGCAAAAGAACTTAAAAAGCCTGTTATTGTTCATTCAAGAGAAGCGGCTCTTGATACCTATGAAGTAATAAAGGCATCGGCTGACAGGGACAACAGCGGTGTTATTCATTGCTTTTCATACTCAAAAGAAGAAGCAAAAAAATATCTGGATATGGGATTTTATATTGGTATCGGAGGTGTGCTTACCTTCAAAAAAGCCGCCAAAATCCGTGAAGTGGTAGAATATGTACCTATTGACAGGATACTTCTTGAGACAGACTGCCCTTATCTTGCACCTGAGCCATTCAGGGGAAAACGTAATTCCTCGTTATATATTCCTGAGGTGGTTAAGAAAATTGCAGAAATTAAGCAGCTTGATTATGATGAAGTGATAGATATAACTTTTAAAAATGGCAGGAGAATGTATGGGATATGA
- a CDS encoding DUF3592 domain-containing protein produces the protein MREKRIIKEIMAIFLIVGLVLIGLGTYFLVKDIKNNVNCYKVKVRITKKERVGEDSYLYYVDYTVNGETYSHIAYKPVNSDNAHLGGTEKAYADKDNPYNLRRRMGPAIIIILYVMGGAFLFVGVISGIKEVRTKKIKKNYYVYAEIYDVVVDYSTAVNGVCPFVVKCKYVEPETGEVIVFKSEHCYDDPGIVYSPGEQVKVYLEDKTYKNYVVDLEKFKSLGLG, from the coding sequence ATGAGAGAAAAAAGAATAATTAAGGAGATCATGGCAATCTTTTTGATTGTGGGCCTGGTACTTATAGGGCTTGGTACATATTTTCTGGTAAAAGATATAAAAAATAATGTTAACTGTTATAAAGTAAAGGTGCGTATTACCAAGAAAGAACGGGTAGGAGAGGACAGCTATCTGTATTATGTGGATTATACCGTAAACGGAGAGACATACAGCCATATTGCATATAAACCTGTAAACAGTGATAATGCCCATTTAGGCGGAACCGAAAAAGCGTATGCGGATAAGGATAATCCATATAATCTCAGACGAAGAATGGGACCGGCAATAATAATTATTTTATATGTAATGGGCGGTGCATTCTTATTTGTGGGTGTTATTTCCGGAATCAAAGAAGTCAGAACAAAGAAAATCAAGAAAAACTACTATGTGTATGCAGAAATATATGATGTTGTTGTTGATTATTCAACTGCAGTAAACGGGGTTTGCCCTTTTGTCGTTAAATGCAAGTATGTAGAGCCCGAAACAGGAGAAGTTATTGTATTTAAGAGTGAGCATTGCTATGATGACCCGGGAATAGTATACTCTCCGGGCGAACAGGTTAAAGTATATCTTGAGGATAAGACATATAAAAATTACGTTGTTGACCTTGAAAAATTTAAGAGCTTAGGATTGGGATAA
- the rsmA gene encoding 16S rRNA (adenine(1518)-N(6)/adenine(1519)-N(6))-dimethyltransferase RsmA → MYLSNPTNTLAVINKHEFAFQKKFGQNFLIDEGIVNKIVREAGVTKDDFVLEIGPGIGTMTQLLCEQAGGVAAVEIDTNLIPILKETLAEYDNVTIINEDILKVDIKKLAEEKNGGKPIKVVANLPYYITTPIIMGLFESNVPIDSITVMVQKEVADRMQVGPGTKDYGALSLAVQYYSKPQVVINVPPECFIPRPNVGSAVIRLTRYKEPPVKVKDEKLMFKLIRASFNQRRKTLANGLNNSPEINFSKEEITAAIESLHKGPSIRGEALTLSEFAALSDYFSNIK, encoded by the coding sequence ATGTATTTAAGTAATCCAACAAACACTCTTGCCGTGATAAACAAGCATGAGTTTGCATTCCAGAAGAAATTCGGACAGAATTTTCTTATTGACGAAGGAATTGTTAATAAAATAGTACGTGAAGCCGGTGTGACAAAAGATGATTTTGTACTTGAGATAGGACCGGGAATCGGAACCATGACCCAGCTTTTATGTGAACAGGCGGGTGGTGTGGCAGCAGTTGAAATTGACACTAATCTTATACCGATTCTTAAGGAAACATTGGCAGAATACGATAACGTAACCATAATTAACGAAGATATTCTCAAAGTTGATATTAAAAAACTGGCAGAAGAAAAAAACGGCGGTAAACCCATAAAAGTCGTTGCAAATCTGCCGTATTATATAACCACGCCTATTATTATGGGATTATTTGAAAGCAATGTTCCTATAGATTCCATAACCGTTATGGTGCAAAAAGAGGTGGCGGACCGTATGCAGGTAGGCCCGGGCACAAAGGATTATGGTGCGCTTTCCCTTGCTGTGCAGTATTATTCCAAACCACAGGTCGTAATTAATGTACCGCCTGAATGTTTTATTCCAAGGCCTAATGTGGGTTCTGCGGTTATAAGGCTTACAAGGTACAAAGAACCTCCTGTCAAAGTCAAGGATGAAAAGTTAATGTTTAAGTTAATAAGAGCATCCTTTAACCAAAGACGTAAGACCCTTGCCAACGGACTTAATAATTCTCCGGAAATTAATTTCTCAAAGGAAGAAATTACGGCGGCAATAGAGTCTCTTCATAAAGGTCCGTCTATACGAGGTGAAGCATTAACACTTTCGGAGTTTGCTGCATTATCCGATTATTTTAGTAATATTAAATAG
- a CDS encoding GNAT family N-acetyltransferase, giving the protein MKFIYTTDRLYLRTLDERSADKILEFYNAGRDVFSRVESEKPSSFYTLSYQATLASMEFKAFLDGTYMRYYLFDITEPDTIIGTVSFSYFMPMPYYSCIIGYKLLPGCCKKGYATEAVSFLTGCLFKEHKVHRIEAFCLPDNTPSINLLLRTGFEFESVAKSAIRLKDGFTDHRRYVLIDYDS; this is encoded by the coding sequence ATGAAATTCATATACACAACCGACAGATTATATTTACGCACGCTTGACGAAAGAAGTGCAGATAAAATACTGGAATTTTACAATGCCGGAAGGGATGTTTTTTCAAGAGTAGAGTCAGAAAAGCCATCCTCTTTTTATACGCTTTCCTATCAGGCAACCTTGGCAAGCATGGAATTTAAAGCTTTTCTTGACGGTACATATATGCGGTATTATCTTTTTGACATAACAGAACCTGACACGATTATAGGCACCGTATCTTTCAGCTATTTTATGCCTATGCCTTATTATTCCTGCATTATCGGTTATAAATTGCTGCCGGGCTGCTGCAAAAAAGGATATGCCACAGAGGCAGTATCCTTTCTTACCGGATGTCTTTTTAAGGAGCATAAAGTACACCGCATAGAAGCCTTCTGCCTCCCTGATAACACCCCCTCCATTAATTTACTGCTCCGCACAGGTTTTGAATTTGAATCCGTGGCCAAATCCGCCATCCGATTAAAAGACGGCTTTACAGACCACAGACGGTATGTGCTTATCGACTATGATTCTTAA
- the tadA gene encoding tRNA adenosine(34) deaminase TadA, whose protein sequence is MTENEGFMKEAIRQAKKAEKLNEVPIGCVIVYDGKIIARGYNRRNTDKSTLAHAEIIAIKRASKVIKDWRLEDCTLYVTLEPCQMCAGAIVQARIPKVVIGTMNSKAGCAGSVINVLQMKEFNHQVDICKGVLADECKEMMQNFFRNLREKKKMENY, encoded by the coding sequence ATGACTGAAAACGAAGGTTTTATGAAAGAGGCAATCAGACAGGCAAAGAAAGCTGAAAAGCTTAATGAAGTTCCTATCGGTTGTGTAATTGTATATGACGGTAAAATAATTGCCAGAGGGTATAACCGCAGAAATACGGACAAGAGTACGTTGGCTCATGCAGAGATTATTGCAATAAAAAGAGCCAGTAAAGTAATAAAGGACTGGCGCCTTGAGGACTGTACTTTATATGTTACGCTTGAACCCTGCCAGATGTGTGCAGGTGCAATTGTGCAGGCGAGAATACCGAAAGTTGTTATCGGAACAATGAATTCTAAAGCAGGGTGTGCCGGCTCGGTTATCAATGTTCTACAGATGAAAGAATTTAATCATCAGGTGGATATATGCAAAGGCGTTCTTGCCGATGAATGTAAGGAAATGATGCAGAATTTTTTCAGAAACCTCAGGGAAAAGAAAAAAATGGAAAACTATTGA
- the dnaX gene encoding DNA polymerase III subunit gamma/tau produces the protein MSYTALYRKWRPDTFSDVKGQEHIVRTLKNQIESDRVGHAYLFCGTRGTGKTTIAKILAKAVNCEHPIDGSPCGECAVCKAIANGSSLNVIEIDAASNNGVDNIRQIRDEVAYRPTEGRYKVYIIDEVHMLSIGAFNALLKTLEEPPSYVIFILATTEAHKIPVTIMSRCQRYDFKRISVDTIEARLRELVDKEGALAEEKALRYIAKLADGAMRDALSLLDQCMAVNMNGELKYEDVLETLGTVDTEIFSKILRDIINENVPELIAELEELILQGRDLGQFVSDFTWYVRNILVVKTTENAGNMIDMSEENLERLKEEAYAITEEQAMRYIRILSELSAGIRYATQKRVLVEVALIKMTRPQMETDITSITERLKRVEELVREKEDLLALSAIRPVDTDNSYTAKPEPKTVVRHTVTALPEDIKAVVKNWNGIIGQADNIYNAYLKKMRITAVDDRLTMVAEDDFTYRFMKKEEHLNYIRQIIENTIGKEVPVEVTLLDEGADFNQSFTDLKEFIKMDVEEE, from the coding sequence ATGTCATATACAGCTTTATACAGAAAATGGAGACCGGATACATTTTCAGATGTAAAAGGTCAGGAACATATTGTAAGGACACTTAAGAATCAGATAGAATCGGACAGAGTGGGTCATGCGTATCTTTTTTGCGGGACAAGAGGAACAGGTAAGACAACTATTGCCAAGATACTTGCAAAGGCAGTCAACTGCGAACATCCTATTGACGGAAGTCCGTGTGGGGAATGTGCCGTATGTAAGGCGATTGCTAACGGTTCGTCACTTAATGTAATAGAAATAGATGCAGCCAGCAATAACGGTGTTGATAATATACGACAGATAAGGGATGAGGTTGCATACAGACCGACAGAAGGAAGATATAAGGTTTATATAATCGATGAAGTTCATATGCTGTCAATAGGTGCCTTTAATGCACTTCTTAAGACTTTGGAGGAACCGCCTTCGTATGTAATATTTATCCTCGCAACAACTGAAGCACATAAGATACCTGTTACCATAATGTCAAGGTGTCAGAGATATGATTTTAAAAGAATATCAGTGGACACCATAGAAGCGAGACTCAGGGAACTGGTTGATAAAGAGGGTGCTTTGGCAGAGGAAAAAGCATTAAGGTATATTGCAAAACTGGCAGACGGAGCCATGAGAGATGCGCTTAGTCTCCTTGACCAGTGTATGGCAGTGAATATGAACGGTGAACTTAAGTATGAGGATGTGCTTGAGACGCTGGGAACAGTGGATACCGAGATATTTTCCAAAATACTACGGGACATAATTAATGAAAATGTTCCGGAACTGATTGCAGAGCTTGAGGAACTTATTCTGCAGGGAAGGGACTTAGGACAGTTTGTATCTGATTTTACATGGTATGTCCGTAATATCCTTGTGGTTAAGACTACAGAAAATGCAGGCAATATGATTGATATGTCGGAAGAGAATCTTGAACGGCTTAAGGAAGAAGCCTACGCCATCACGGAAGAACAGGCTATGCGGTATATAAGAATACTGTCCGAGTTGTCAGCCGGCATAAGATATGCCACACAGAAAAGAGTTCTTGTGGAGGTTGCATTGATTAAGATGACCAGACCACAGATGGAAACAGATATCACGTCCATTACGGAGAGGCTGAAACGTGTTGAGGAGCTCGTAAGGGAAAAAGAAGACCTGCTGGCATTGAGCGCAATAAGACCTGTTGACACGGATAATTCTTACACGGCAAAACCGGAGCCTAAGACGGTAGTGAGACATACCGTGACTGCTTTGCCGGAGGATATAAAGGCAGTTGTAAAGAACTGGAACGGAATAATCGGTCAGGCAGATAATATATATAATGCATATCTGAAAAAGATGAGAATAACCGCTGTGGATGACAGGCTTACCATGGTAGCCGAAGATGACTTTACTTACAGATTTATGAAAAAAGAAGAACATCTTAATTACATCAGACAGATAATAGAAAATACAATCGGCAAAGAGGTACCCGTTGAGGTAACTCTTCTTGACGAGGGTGCGGATTTTAATCAGTCATTTACAGATTTGAAAGAATTTATTAAAATGGATGTAGAAGAAGAATAA
- a CDS encoding YbaB/EbfC family nucleoid-associated protein has protein sequence MARRGGFPGGAMPGNMNNLMKQAQRMQKQMEEQQKELEEKEFTAAAGGGAVEVTISGKKEVTKVKLQPEVVDPDDIEMLEDLIMAATNEAIRQVEDYSQESMAKITGGLGGGFPF, from the coding sequence ATGGCAAGACGTGGAGGTTTTCCGGGAGGAGCAATGCCCGGCAATATGAATAATCTGATGAAGCAGGCACAGAGAATGCAGAAGCAGATGGAAGAACAGCAGAAAGAACTTGAAGAAAAAGAATTTACGGCAGCAGCAGGCGGCGGAGCCGTAGAAGTAACAATATCAGGAAAGAAAGAGGTAACCAAGGTTAAATTACAGCCGGAAGTTGTAGACCCTGATGATATTGAAATGTTAGAAGATTTAATTATGGCTGCCACTAATGAAGCAATAAGACAGGTTGAGGATTATTCACAGGAATCAATGGCTAAGATTACAGGTGGTCTCGGAGGAGGATTTCCATTCTAA
- the recR gene encoding recombination mediator RecR, giving the protein MDYYGSQLSRLIEELSALPGVGAKTAQRLAFHIINMPEERADGLAKAIVDAKHNIRYCKTCQTLTDRDECNICGNPERNHKVIMVVENVRDLVAYEKTGKYKGVYHVLHGAISPMLGIGPNDIKIKELLVRLQGDVDEVIIATNSSLEGEATAMYLSKLIKPTGIKVTRIASGVPVGGDLEYIDEVTLLRALEGRTEL; this is encoded by the coding sequence ATGGACTATTACGGAAGCCAGTTAAGCAGATTAATTGAAGAATTATCAGCATTGCCGGGCGTTGGAGCTAAGACAGCACAACGCCTTGCTTTCCATATCATTAATATGCCCGAAGAAAGGGCGGACGGATTAGCAAAGGCTATTGTTGATGCAAAACACAATATCAGATATTGTAAGACCTGTCAGACTCTTACGGACAGGGATGAGTGCAATATATGCGGAAATCCCGAACGCAACCACAAGGTTATTATGGTAGTTGAGAACGTGAGGGACTTGGTAGCCTATGAGAAAACGGGAAAATACAAAGGTGTGTATCATGTTCTCCATGGTGCAATTTCACCTATGCTTGGAATAGGACCGAACGACATAAAGATTAAAGAGCTTTTAGTCAGACTGCAGGGAGATGTGGATGAGGTAATCATAGCTACCAATTCCAGTCTTGAAGGAGAAGCAACGGCAATGTATCTTTCCAAACTGATTAAACCTACCGGAATTAAGGTAACAAGAATTGCCAGTGGCGTTCCGGTTGGCGGAGACCTTGAATATATTGATGAAGTAACATTATTAAGAGCCCTTGAAGGGCGTACTGAACTGTAA
- a CDS encoding DUF6063 family protein, giving the protein MENRNLNKALDIVSKLITGEEVGRKSNTMLYEEYCNNSEVYDIITETCKALNLNLYEYNDTLFISAGMKNRVFGYSNEELKRLMGLRVNKELFMVYFIIYNIITEFYKDSSSATYLEYIRIEDVIKSVDASLHGIINHDIGVTQDEEEKDSFKALALLWDELPIVSIEDKGSVRAARNSRTGYVKLTFNFLTAQALFVETNEKYYPTDRFKAMAEKYFEENKGRLYEILNREDENATD; this is encoded by the coding sequence ATGGAAAACAGAAACTTAAACAAGGCACTTGATATAGTGTCAAAATTAATCACAGGTGAGGAAGTGGGAAGAAAATCAAATACCATGCTTTACGAAGAATACTGCAACAATTCTGAGGTGTACGATATCATTACCGAAACCTGCAAGGCACTTAATCTTAATCTCTATGAGTATAATGATACACTTTTCATAAGTGCAGGCATGAAAAACCGTGTGTTCGGATATTCCAACGAGGAACTGAAAAGGCTTATGGGATTAAGGGTTAATAAAGAGCTTTTTATGGTTTATTTTATTATATATAATATTATCACTGAGTTTTACAAGGATTCTTCAAGTGCAACATATCTTGAATACATAAGGATAGAAGATGTTATTAAATCGGTGGATGCTTCACTTCACGGAATTATTAACCACGACATCGGCGTTACACAGGATGAGGAGGAAAAAGATTCTTTCAAAGCCCTTGCCCTTTTATGGGATGAGCTTCCGATTGTGAGCATTGAAGACAAAGGCAGCGTGAGGGCAGCCAGAAATTCAAGGACAGGGTACGTGAAACTGACATTTAATTTTTTGACGGCACAGGCACTTTTTGTTGAAACCAATGAAAAATACTATCCTACAGACAGGTTTAAAGCAATGGCAGAAAAATATTTTGAAGAAAATAAAGGACGTTTATATGAAATTTTAAACAGGGAGGACGAAAATGCCACAGATTAA